The following proteins come from a genomic window of Micromonospora zamorensis:
- the fabG gene encoding 3-oxoacyl-ACP reductase FabG: MARTVLVTGGNRGIGLAIAQAFAKQGDRVAVTHRGGGVPGAGGAEPGFGAGGAGQHGSLFAVRADVTDAASIDAAFTAVEAELGPVEVLVANAGMTADTLLLRMTEEQFTDVVDTNLTGAFRVAKRASGKMLRAKWGRMIFISSVVGLAGGAGQVNYAASKAGLVGVARSITRELGSRNITANVVAPGFIDTDMTAGLSDDRKAEIRKSIPAGRMASPDEVAGVVTWLASDSAGYVSGAVIPVDGGLGMGH, from the coding sequence GTGGCCCGTACCGTGCTGGTGACCGGGGGCAACCGGGGAATCGGCCTGGCCATCGCGCAGGCCTTCGCCAAGCAGGGCGACCGGGTGGCGGTCACCCACCGGGGTGGGGGAGTGCCCGGCGCAGGCGGAGCCGAGCCGGGGTTTGGCGCAGGCGGAGCCGGCCAGCATGGCAGCCTGTTCGCCGTCCGCGCCGACGTCACCGACGCCGCCTCGATCGACGCCGCGTTCACCGCCGTCGAGGCCGAGCTGGGCCCGGTCGAGGTGCTGGTCGCCAACGCCGGCATGACCGCCGACACGCTGCTGCTGCGGATGACCGAGGAGCAGTTCACCGACGTGGTGGACACCAACCTCACCGGCGCGTTCCGGGTCGCCAAGCGGGCCTCCGGCAAGATGCTCCGCGCCAAGTGGGGCCGCATGATCTTTATCTCCTCGGTGGTCGGCCTCGCCGGCGGCGCCGGGCAGGTCAACTACGCCGCCAGCAAGGCCGGTCTGGTCGGCGTGGCCCGCTCGATCACCCGGGAGCTGGGCAGCCGCAACATCACCGCGAACGTGGTGGCGCCCGGCTTCATCGACACCGACATGACCGCGGGTCTGTCCGACGACCGCAAGGCGGAGATCCGCAAGTCGATCCCGGCCGGCCGGATGGCCAGCCCGGACGAGGTCGCCGGGGTGGTCACCTGGCTGGCCTCCGACAGCGCCGGGTACGTCTCCGGCGCCGTCATCCCGGTCGACG
- a CDS encoding sensor histidine kinase, translating into MNRQPIAVALRALRHTVLGRDVPPGRRLLARWPGLDRYATPVGLLAVLGLFLITLTVESEWGLSTPIALLFAAMTVAPLLALPRRPLLAWRLTVLALSICTFNAPADQAWPWTPPLALGSIAVLAVVVARVDRPVLVWVVAISTVPVLGLVDPDNRVPVLLLLGALAIVGDLIRRNRLSRHALAAQTEQSEREQERRAVLEERTRIAREMHDVVAHHMSLIAVQAETAPYRLTDVPAPAAAEFVAIAASARDALTDMRRLLGVLRSESSGPQTAPQPDLADLDAMVDAARRAGLPVTLDAGPVDEGQVPAPVGLAAYRIVQEGLANAARHASGAAVRVTVRAGRSGLEVRVENSPADVRPTADGSPGHGLTGMRERATSLGGTFTAGPLPDGGYAVAAELPYDAEGGDA; encoded by the coding sequence GTGAACCGGCAACCGATCGCCGTGGCCCTGCGGGCCCTGCGGCACACAGTGCTGGGCCGCGATGTCCCGCCCGGCCGACGGCTGCTGGCCCGCTGGCCCGGGCTGGACCGGTACGCCACCCCGGTCGGGTTGCTCGCCGTACTCGGCCTCTTCCTGATCACGCTGACGGTGGAGAGCGAGTGGGGCCTGTCGACGCCGATCGCCCTGCTGTTCGCGGCGATGACCGTGGCGCCGCTGCTGGCGTTGCCCCGGCGTCCGCTGCTGGCCTGGCGACTGACCGTGCTGGCCCTGTCGATCTGCACGTTCAACGCGCCGGCCGACCAGGCCTGGCCGTGGACCCCGCCGCTGGCGCTCGGGTCGATCGCGGTGCTTGCGGTGGTCGTCGCCCGGGTCGACCGGCCGGTGCTGGTCTGGGTGGTGGCGATCAGCACGGTGCCGGTGCTCGGCCTGGTCGACCCGGACAACCGGGTGCCCGTCCTGCTCCTGCTCGGCGCGCTGGCGATCGTCGGCGACCTGATCCGACGCAACCGGTTGTCCCGGCACGCCCTGGCCGCGCAGACCGAGCAGAGCGAGCGGGAGCAGGAGCGCCGCGCGGTGCTGGAGGAACGCACCCGGATCGCCCGGGAGATGCACGACGTGGTGGCCCACCACATGTCGCTGATCGCGGTGCAGGCGGAGACCGCCCCGTACCGGCTGACGGACGTGCCCGCGCCGGCCGCCGCGGAGTTCGTCGCCATCGCCGCCTCGGCCCGCGACGCGCTGACCGACATGCGACGGTTGCTGGGGGTGTTGCGCAGCGAGTCGTCCGGGCCGCAGACCGCGCCGCAGCCGGACCTGGCCGACCTGGACGCCATGGTGGACGCGGCACGCCGGGCCGGGCTGCCAGTGACCCTGGACGCCGGGCCGGTGGACGAAGGGCAGGTGCCCGCGCCGGTCGGGCTGGCCGCGTACCGCATCGTGCAGGAAGGCCTCGCCAACGCGGCCCGGCACGCAAGCGGCGCCGCGGTGCGGGTCACCGTCCGCGCCGGTCGCTCCGGTCTGGAGGTACGCGTCGAGAACTCCCCGGCCGACGTCCGACCGACCGCCGACGGCAGCCCCGGGCACGGGCTGACCGGCATGCGGGAGCGGGCCACCTCGCTGGGCGGTACGTTCACCGCCGGGCCGCTGCCCGACGGGGGTTACGCGGTGGCAGCCGAACTGCCGTACGACGCGGAGGGCGGGGACGCGTGA
- a CDS encoding response regulator has protein sequence MIKVLIADDQAMVRQGFGALLAAQPDLLVVGDAADGAQAVAAARRLDPDVVLMDVRMPVMDGLEATRKLLGDRSAQRPRVLILTTFDLDDYVYEALRAGASGFLLKDAPAADLVQAVRVVAAGDALLAPAVTRRLIAEFAARPDRHRPRPTDLAGLTPRETEVLRLIARGRNNAEIAADLVVAEQTVKTHIGRILAKLGLRDRAQAVVLAYETGLVAAGE, from the coding sequence GTGATCAAGGTGCTGATCGCCGACGACCAGGCGATGGTCCGGCAGGGCTTCGGCGCGCTGCTCGCCGCCCAACCGGACCTGCTGGTGGTGGGTGACGCCGCCGACGGGGCGCAGGCCGTCGCCGCCGCCCGCCGGCTCGACCCGGACGTCGTGCTGATGGACGTGCGGATGCCGGTCATGGACGGGTTGGAGGCCACCCGCAAGCTGCTCGGTGACCGTTCGGCGCAGCGGCCCCGGGTGCTCATCCTCACCACCTTCGACCTGGACGACTACGTGTACGAGGCGCTGCGCGCCGGGGCCAGCGGCTTCCTGCTCAAGGACGCGCCGGCGGCCGATCTGGTGCAGGCGGTGCGGGTCGTGGCGGCCGGGGACGCGCTGCTCGCCCCCGCGGTGACCCGCCGGCTGATCGCCGAGTTCGCGGCCCGCCCGGACCGCCACCGTCCGCGCCCCACCGACCTGGCCGGGCTCACCCCACGGGAGACCGAGGTGCTGCGGTTGATCGCCCGGGGTCGCAACAACGCGGAGATCGCCGCTGACCTGGTGGTGGCCGAGCAGACAGTGAAGACGCACATCGGGCGGATCCTGGCCAAGCTGGGGCTGCGCGACCGGGCCCAGGCCGTGGTGCTGGCGTACGAGACGGGTCTGGTGGCCGCCGGCGAGTAG
- a CDS encoding alpha/beta hydrolase, producing MRRRGASRVAVAALLGVNLVLPTRPEPVATAGFVEAYPVMAAAMRAAGPPYADWAADGRRFLTFDPRGDGRAVEVLGDLAGADRIAVLVPGVGSTLADFDRGLGGVARRAPAVQAGQLYQELRATEPAARVAVLAWLGYDPPDGVLTAAGGVSARRGADGLAALLRELAVRRPAATITLVGHSYGALVVSLAAADAPAQITDVVSLGGVGAGVQRADDLPGGRRFWAAEAPSDWVRRVPSVRLLGLGFGRRPGDPAFGARPLPAGGVDGHDGYLVPGSAALVAVAAVVLGGVGVGDAR from the coding sequence ATGCGACGACGAGGTGCCAGCCGGGTGGCGGTGGCCGCGCTGCTCGGCGTGAACCTGGTCCTGCCGACCCGACCCGAGCCGGTTGCTACGGCGGGGTTCGTCGAGGCGTACCCGGTCATGGCGGCGGCGATGCGCGCGGCCGGGCCGCCGTACGCGGACTGGGCGGCCGACGGACGCCGGTTCCTGACGTTCGACCCACGCGGCGACGGCCGGGCCGTCGAGGTGCTCGGCGACCTGGCCGGTGCGGACCGGATCGCGGTGCTGGTGCCGGGGGTGGGGAGCACCCTGGCCGACTTCGACCGGGGGTTGGGCGGGGTGGCCCGCCGGGCGCCAGCGGTGCAGGCCGGGCAGCTCTACCAGGAGCTGCGGGCGACCGAGCCGGCGGCGCGGGTCGCGGTGCTGGCCTGGCTCGGCTACGACCCGCCCGACGGGGTGCTGACCGCCGCCGGTGGCGTCAGCGCCCGGCGCGGCGCGGACGGGCTGGCCGCGCTGCTGCGGGAGCTGGCCGTACGGCGTCCGGCGGCGACGATCACGCTGGTCGGGCACAGCTACGGGGCGTTGGTGGTGTCGCTGGCAGCGGCGGACGCTCCGGCCCAGATCACCGACGTGGTCAGCCTCGGTGGCGTGGGCGCCGGGGTGCAGCGCGCCGACGACCTGCCCGGCGGGCGGCGGTTCTGGGCGGCCGAGGCGCCCAGCGACTGGGTTCGTCGGGTGCCGTCGGTGCGACTGCTCGGCCTGGGCTTCGGCCGTCGCCCCGGCGACCCGGCGTTCGGTGCCCGCCCCCTACCGGCGGGTGGGGTGGACGGGCACGACGGCTACCTGGTGCCGGGCAGCGCCGCGCTGGTCGCGGTGGCGGCGGTGGTGCTGGGCGGCGTCGGGGTCGGGGACGCCCGATGA
- a CDS encoding acyltransferase family protein, protein MSRDRAVDALRAYAIGGVVLGHWLVTGLVLTGDGGLHQASPLTALPGLAPLTWALQTLGLFFFTAGFGSTRSLAHHRGGAGGWLARRLRRLLLPTVALLGVGAAVLLAATVAGTPDDTLTVALRLAISPLWFLVPLVFLVAVTSPLRAAVRRWGVARCVAPAVAAVAAVDLAVRLLPAGTDVPPVTVLAAWAVPYLLGVAHADGQLDGRRAAGMVAGGGAVALGALLALGYPVSAVGVPGAGVSNLNPPSLLAVVLAVTQVGLGLLARPALERLLDRPLPGRAATEVNRQAVRIYLWHQPVLVAVTALTARSGLTLPGLHTPPDGPGWVLARLCWLPLLAAVLVTVVRTGQPRARRHPGGGGVAGRSAECVRPTPRVYDHRRSGPPDLQEVIAVRDSDPPSRGRADGQPR, encoded by the coding sequence ATGAGCCGGGACCGTGCCGTCGACGCGTTGCGGGCGTACGCCATCGGCGGGGTGGTGCTGGGGCACTGGTTGGTCACCGGGCTGGTGCTGACCGGCGACGGTGGGCTGCACCAGGCCAGCCCGCTGACCGCCCTGCCCGGTCTGGCGCCGCTGACCTGGGCGTTGCAGACGCTCGGATTGTTCTTCTTCACCGCCGGGTTCGGCTCGACCCGGTCCCTCGCGCACCACCGGGGAGGTGCGGGCGGTTGGCTGGCCCGTCGGCTGCGCCGGCTGCTCCTGCCCACTGTGGCGCTGCTGGGGGTGGGCGCCGCCGTGCTGCTCGCCGCCACCGTCGCCGGCACCCCGGACGACACGCTCACCGTGGCGTTGCGGCTGGCGATCAGTCCACTGTGGTTCCTGGTGCCGTTGGTGTTCCTGGTCGCGGTGACCAGCCCACTGCGCGCCGCCGTACGCCGCTGGGGTGTGGCCCGGTGCGTCGCGCCGGCGGTGGCCGCAGTAGCGGCTGTCGACCTGGCCGTCCGCCTGCTTCCGGCCGGCACCGACGTGCCACCGGTCACCGTGCTGGCGGCCTGGGCGGTGCCGTACCTGCTGGGCGTGGCGCACGCCGACGGGCAGTTGGACGGGCGGCGGGCCGCGGGCATGGTGGCGGGCGGCGGAGCCGTCGCGCTGGGGGCGCTGCTGGCGCTGGGCTACCCGGTGAGCGCGGTCGGAGTGCCCGGGGCCGGTGTGTCCAACCTGAACCCGCCGTCGCTGCTGGCAGTGGTGCTGGCGGTCACCCAGGTCGGGCTGGGGCTGCTCGCCCGGCCGGCGCTGGAACGGCTGCTGGACCGGCCACTGCCGGGCCGGGCGGCGACCGAGGTGAACCGGCAGGCGGTCCGGATCTATCTGTGGCATCAGCCGGTGCTGGTGGCGGTGACCGCGCTCACCGCCCGCAGCGGGCTGACCCTGCCGGGTCTGCACACCCCTCCGGACGGCCCGGGCTGGGTGCTGGCGCGGCTCTGCTGGTTGCCGCTCCTGGCCGCGGTGCTGGTCACGGTGGTGCGGACCGGCCAGCCGCGGGCGCGGCGCCACCCGGGCGGTGGAGGGGTCGCCGGCCGGTCGGCCGAGTGCGTCCGGCCGACACCGCGGGTGTACGATCATCGACGTTCCGGCCCGCCCGACCTGCAGGAGGTGATCGCTGTGCGAGATAGCGATCCTCCCAGTCGTGGCCGGGCCGATGGTCAGCCCCGCTGA
- a CDS encoding VWA domain-containing protein, which translates to MIRFMQPWWLLAVLPVFALAAFYIWRQLHRRAYAMRFTNVDLLRTVAPKGLGWRRHVPATAFLLCLLVLATALARPAVDTKEPLERATVMLAIDVSLSMQADDVAPNRLEAAQEAAKQFVGELPESYNLGLVSFAKAANVLVPPGKDRDAVTSAIDGLVLAEATATGEAVFTCLEAIRSVPADGAAGIPPARIVLLSDGFRTSGRAVEEAAAAAQAANVPVSTIAFGTDTGQVDIGGQLQRVPVDRMALAELAETTEGYFYEAASVSELKQVYQDMGSSIGFRTEPREVTQWYAGFALLLALCAGALSLLWSSRML; encoded by the coding sequence ATGATCCGTTTCATGCAACCGTGGTGGCTGCTGGCCGTGCTGCCGGTGTTCGCGCTCGCCGCGTTCTACATCTGGCGGCAGCTGCACCGCCGGGCGTACGCGATGCGGTTCACCAACGTGGACCTGCTGCGTACGGTGGCGCCGAAGGGGCTCGGCTGGCGACGGCACGTCCCGGCCACCGCGTTCCTGCTCTGCCTGCTGGTGCTGGCCACCGCGCTGGCCCGGCCGGCGGTGGACACCAAGGAGCCGCTGGAGCGGGCCACGGTGATGCTCGCCATCGACGTGTCGTTGTCGATGCAGGCCGACGACGTGGCGCCGAACCGGTTGGAGGCGGCCCAGGAGGCGGCCAAGCAGTTCGTCGGTGAGCTGCCGGAGAGCTACAACCTGGGCCTCGTGTCGTTCGCCAAGGCGGCCAACGTGCTGGTGCCGCCGGGCAAGGACCGGGACGCGGTGACCAGTGCCATCGACGGGCTGGTGCTGGCCGAGGCGACCGCGACCGGCGAGGCGGTGTTCACGTGCCTGGAGGCGATCCGGTCGGTGCCGGCCGATGGCGCGGCGGGCATCCCACCGGCACGGATCGTGCTGCTCTCCGACGGTTTCCGCACCTCCGGTCGCGCGGTGGAGGAGGCGGCGGCCGCCGCGCAGGCGGCCAACGTCCCGGTCTCCACCATCGCCTTCGGCACCGACACGGGCCAGGTCGACATCGGCGGGCAGTTGCAGCGGGTGCCGGTGGACCGGATGGCGCTCGCCGAGCTTGCCGAGACCACCGAGGGTTACTTCTACGAGGCGGCCTCGGTGAGCGAGCTGAAGCAGGTCTACCAGGACATGGGCAGCTCGATCGGGTTCCGCACCGAGCCGCGTGAGGTGACCCAGTGGTACGCGGGGTTCGCGTTGCTGTTGGCGCTCTGCGCGGGCGCGCTCAGCCTGCTGTGGTCGTCCCGGATGCTCTGA
- a CDS encoding DUF58 domain-containing protein yields the protein MARAAAVTSPTPRPAPLADRSEAVLSRLQLLVTRKLDGLLQGDYAGLLPGPGSEAGESREYRPGDDVRRMDWPVTARTTTPHVRRTVADRELETWLALDLSASLDFGTGQWLKREVVVAAAAAITHLTVRGGNRIGAVIGTGGGASAPARRWRGTPPPAGPGVLTRLPARSGRKEAQGLLRTVAGTTIQPGRGDLGALIEMLNRPPRRRGVAVVVSDFLSPAEQWARPLRKLRVRHDVLAIEVIDPRELELPDVGVLPVVDPETGELHEVQTADPRLRQRYADAAAAQRATIAAALRGAGAAHLRLRTDRDWLLDMVRFVAAQRHARTRGTTR from the coding sequence CTGGCCCGGGCAGCGGCCGTGACCTCACCCACCCCTCGTCCCGCCCCCCTCGCCGACCGCAGCGAGGCCGTGCTGTCCCGGCTGCAACTGCTCGTCACCCGCAAGCTCGACGGTCTGCTCCAGGGCGACTACGCCGGCCTGCTGCCCGGACCGGGCAGCGAGGCGGGGGAGTCACGGGAGTACCGCCCCGGCGACGACGTGCGCCGGATGGACTGGCCGGTCACCGCACGCACCACGACTCCGCACGTCCGGCGTACGGTCGCTGACCGGGAGCTGGAGACCTGGCTGGCTCTGGACCTGTCCGCCAGCCTGGACTTCGGCACCGGGCAGTGGCTCAAGCGCGAGGTGGTGGTCGCCGCCGCGGCTGCCATCACCCACCTGACGGTGCGTGGCGGCAACCGGATCGGCGCCGTGATCGGCACCGGCGGCGGCGCGTCCGCCCCGGCCCGACGCTGGCGGGGCACGCCGCCACCGGCCGGGCCGGGGGTGCTCACCCGCCTGCCGGCCCGTTCCGGTCGCAAGGAGGCGCAGGGCCTGTTGCGTACGGTCGCCGGCACCACCATCCAGCCCGGTCGTGGTGATCTGGGCGCCCTGATCGAGATGCTCAACCGTCCGCCCCGTCGACGCGGGGTGGCCGTGGTGGTGTCGGACTTCCTCTCGCCGGCCGAGCAGTGGGCCCGTCCGTTGCGCAAGCTCCGGGTCCGCCACGACGTGCTGGCGATTGAGGTGATCGACCCTCGGGAGCTGGAGTTGCCCGACGTGGGCGTGCTGCCGGTGGTCGACCCGGAGACCGGCGAGCTGCACGAGGTGCAGACCGCCGACCCTCGACTGCGGCAGCGCTACGCTGATGCCGCCGCCGCCCAACGGGCCACGATCGCCGCCGCACTGCGTGGCGCCGGCGCGGCCCACCTGCGTCTGCGTACCGACCGAGACTGGCTGCTGGACATGGTGCGATTCGTGGCCGCGCAGCGGCACGCCCGCACCCGGGGGACGACACGATGA
- a CDS encoding AAA family ATPase, producing the protein MAQPTMPDAPTPNGAAPQTPAPVTTPAQDATLLEKALFEIKRVIVGQDRMVERMFVALLARGHCLIEGVPGVAKTLAVETLAKVVGGSFARVQFTPDLVPADIMGTRIYRQSSEKFDVELGPVFVNFLLADEINRAPAKVQSALLEVMSERQVSIGGETHRVPDPFLVMATQNPIEQEGVYPLPEAQRDRFLMKIVVGYPTDAEEREIVYRMGVSPPEPTAVFDTPELIALQRKADQVFVHNALVDYAVRLVLATRAPAEHGMPDVAQLIQYGASPRASLGLVRATRALALLRGRDYALPQDVQDIAPDILRHRLVLSYDALADDVPADHIVHRVMSTIPLPAVAPRQQATPSSTAPPPGAGWPGQRP; encoded by the coding sequence GTGGCCCAGCCGACCATGCCCGACGCCCCGACGCCGAACGGGGCGGCACCGCAGACGCCTGCGCCGGTGACCACGCCCGCGCAGGACGCCACTCTGCTGGAGAAGGCGCTGTTCGAGATCAAACGCGTGATCGTCGGGCAGGACCGGATGGTGGAGCGGATGTTCGTCGCGTTGCTCGCCCGGGGCCACTGCCTGATCGAAGGGGTGCCCGGGGTCGCCAAGACGCTCGCCGTGGAGACTCTCGCCAAGGTCGTCGGCGGGTCCTTCGCCCGGGTGCAGTTCACCCCGGACCTGGTGCCGGCCGACATCATGGGCACCCGGATCTACCGGCAGTCGAGTGAGAAGTTCGACGTCGAGCTGGGCCCGGTCTTCGTCAACTTCCTGCTCGCCGACGAGATCAACCGCGCTCCGGCGAAGGTGCAGTCGGCGCTGCTGGAGGTGATGAGCGAGCGGCAGGTGTCCATCGGCGGGGAGACCCACCGGGTGCCCGACCCGTTCCTGGTGATGGCCACCCAGAACCCGATCGAGCAGGAGGGCGTCTATCCGCTGCCGGAGGCGCAGCGGGACCGGTTCCTCATGAAGATCGTGGTGGGCTACCCGACCGACGCGGAGGAACGGGAGATCGTCTACCGGATGGGCGTGTCCCCGCCGGAGCCGACCGCGGTGTTCGACACCCCCGAGCTGATCGCCCTGCAACGCAAGGCGGACCAGGTCTTCGTGCACAACGCCCTGGTCGACTACGCGGTCCGGTTGGTGTTGGCCACCCGCGCCCCGGCCGAGCACGGGATGCCCGACGTCGCGCAACTGATCCAGTACGGGGCCAGCCCGCGCGCCTCACTGGGCCTGGTCCGGGCCACCCGCGCCCTGGCGCTGCTGCGGGGACGCGACTACGCCCTGCCGCAGGACGTGCAGGACATCGCACCGGACATCCTGCGGCACAGGTTGGTGCTCAGCTACGACGCGCTGGCCGACGACGTGCCCGCCGACCACATCGTGCACCGGGTGATGTCGACGATCCCTCTCCCGGCCGTCGCCCCCCGCCAGCAGGCCACCCCGTCGTCGACCGCGCCGCCGCCGGGCGCTGGCTGGCCCGGGCAGCGGCCGTGA
- a CDS encoding PH domain-containing protein, with the protein MPAPGLLPPAPSGPLSTGAPVGRGPLEPWPDTVNWQPICTDLIWVELIRLGVVVAIGLAVTGVGWALSGHWLFGLAVAVVVLLGVWRAIAIVRAVRAWGYAERENDLLVRHGLLVRRLSIVPYSRMQFVDVSAGPLERAFDLATVQLHTAAAASDARVPGLRPAEASRLRDRLTALGEDRAEGL; encoded by the coding sequence CTGCCGGCACCCGGCCTCCTGCCACCCGCCCCCTCCGGCCCGCTGTCCACTGGTGCGCCGGTGGGGCGAGGGCCGCTGGAGCCCTGGCCGGACACGGTCAACTGGCAGCCGATCTGCACCGACCTGATCTGGGTGGAGCTGATCCGGCTGGGGGTCGTGGTCGCCATCGGGCTGGCGGTGACGGGAGTGGGCTGGGCGTTGAGCGGCCACTGGCTGTTCGGGCTCGCCGTCGCCGTCGTCGTGCTGCTCGGCGTGTGGCGGGCCATCGCGATCGTCCGGGCGGTGCGAGCCTGGGGGTACGCCGAGCGGGAGAACGACCTGCTGGTCCGGCACGGGCTGCTGGTCCGGCGGCTCTCCATCGTCCCGTACTCGCGGATGCAGTTCGTCGACGTCAGCGCCGGGCCGTTGGAACGCGCCTTCGACCTGGCCACCGTGCAACTGCACACCGCCGCGGCGGCGAGCGACGCCCGGGTGCCCGGGCTGCGCCCGGCGGAGGCGTCCCGGCTGCGCGACCGGCTCACCGCGCTCGGCGAGGACCGGGCCGAGGGCCTGTGA
- a CDS encoding PH domain-containing protein — protein MSDGPAEPSTVPPTGPTPPGPVLPAGAPTTGAAPPGSMPPGAPAPWPAPAGGADGEPRQRLHPLSPVLHGAKSLVVVIAGLSWSTLSRVGFGWFAAMVAVLALGATVLSVVSWYNTGYHVVGRELRVYEGLLWRRTRAIPLERLQAVEVVRPLLAQLTGLAELRLEVVGGGKTEAPLAYLGVADAARLRERLLALAGRVAQAPAPEHAGAVVLPGAAAPTAAAPGRPLHAVRNESLLISQLLTPQAFLLPFGVAFVVVQFLTAGSWSFVAVASTLTAMAGVLLQPVRRVLDDWNFRLARDGGTLRVHNGLLETRAQTVPLARVQTVRATWPLLWRMKGWLRLRLEVAGYSVAEADDRNRPDRLLPVGDLPTATMIVAEVLPGVRLDALALSPPPTRTRWLHPLGRRAFGAGLFDEVFVTRSGRVTRQVVIVPYARIQSVRVVQGPIQRRLGLASVHADTAGGSGATAQDRDLAEAWALAADLTTRAHQARNPT, from the coding sequence ATGAGTGACGGGCCCGCCGAGCCGAGCACCGTGCCACCCACCGGCCCGACGCCACCGGGCCCGGTGCTGCCCGCTGGCGCGCCAACTACTGGCGCGGCACCGCCGGGGTCGATGCCGCCGGGGGCGCCCGCGCCGTGGCCGGCACCGGCCGGCGGTGCCGACGGTGAGCCCAGGCAGCGACTGCACCCGCTCAGCCCGGTCCTGCACGGTGCCAAGTCACTGGTCGTGGTGATCGCCGGGTTGTCCTGGTCGACGCTGTCCCGGGTGGGCTTCGGCTGGTTCGCCGCCATGGTGGCGGTGCTGGCTCTCGGCGCGACCGTGCTGTCGGTGGTGAGCTGGTACAACACCGGCTACCACGTGGTCGGCCGCGAACTACGGGTGTACGAGGGGCTGCTCTGGCGTCGTACCCGGGCCATCCCGTTGGAACGACTGCAGGCCGTGGAGGTGGTCCGACCGCTGCTCGCCCAGCTCACCGGTCTGGCCGAGCTGCGCCTGGAGGTGGTCGGCGGGGGCAAGACCGAGGCGCCGCTGGCGTACCTCGGGGTGGCCGACGCGGCCCGGCTGCGCGAGCGGCTGCTGGCACTGGCCGGGCGGGTCGCGCAGGCACCCGCCCCGGAGCACGCGGGCGCCGTGGTGCTCCCGGGAGCGGCGGCGCCGACGGCGGCCGCGCCGGGCCGGCCACTGCACGCGGTACGCAACGAGAGCCTGCTGATCAGCCAACTGCTCACCCCGCAGGCGTTCCTGCTCCCGTTCGGTGTGGCCTTCGTCGTGGTGCAGTTCCTCACCGCCGGGTCGTGGTCGTTCGTCGCGGTGGCGAGCACGCTGACCGCGATGGCCGGCGTGCTGCTGCAACCGGTGCGGCGGGTGCTCGACGACTGGAACTTCCGGCTGGCCCGCGACGGCGGCACGCTGCGGGTGCACAACGGCCTGCTGGAGACGCGGGCGCAGACCGTGCCGCTGGCGCGGGTGCAGACCGTACGGGCCACCTGGCCGCTGCTCTGGCGGATGAAGGGCTGGCTGCGGCTGCGCCTGGAGGTGGCCGGCTACTCCGTCGCGGAGGCTGACGACCGCAACCGGCCCGACCGGCTGCTGCCGGTCGGTGACCTGCCGACCGCGACGATGATCGTCGCGGAGGTGCTTCCGGGGGTACGCCTCGACGCGCTGGCGCTGAGCCCTCCGCCGACCCGGACCCGGTGGCTGCACCCGCTGGGCCGTCGCGCGTTCGGCGCCGGGCTCTTCGACGAGGTCTTCGTCACCCGCTCCGGGCGGGTCACCCGGCAGGTGGTGATCGTGCCGTACGCCCGCATCCAGAGCGTGCGGGTGGTGCAGGGGCCGATCCAACGCCGACTCGGGTTGGCCTCCGTGCACGCCGACACCGCGGGCGGTTCCGGTGCCACCGCCCAGGACCGCGACCTGGCAGAAGCCTGGGCCCTGGCCGCAGACCTGACCACAAGAGCCCACCAGGCCCGCAACCCCACCTGA